Proteins encoded together in one Synechococcus sp. A15-62 window:
- the rpsR gene encoding 30S ribosomal protein S18, producing MSSSFFKKRLSPIKPGDPIDYKDVDLLKKFITERGKILPRRLTGLTAKQQRDLTNAVKRARIVALLPFVNPEG from the coding sequence ATGTCCAGCTCCTTCTTCAAGAAGCGTCTTTCGCCGATCAAGCCCGGTGATCCCATCGATTACAAGGATGTGGATCTTCTCAAGAAGTTCATCACAGAACGCGGCAAGATCCTTCCCCGTCGCCTCACCGGCCTCACCGCCAAGCAGCAGCGCGATCTCACCAACGCCGTCAAGCGTGCCCGCATCGTTGCCCTTCTGCCCTTTGTGAACCCCGAAGGTTGA
- the rpmG gene encoding 50S ribosomal protein L33, producing the protein MAKNKGVRIVITLECTECRSNPAKRSPGVSRYTTEKNRRNTTERLEIKKFCPHCNKSTLHKEIK; encoded by the coding sequence ATGGCCAAGAACAAGGGCGTCCGGATCGTGATCACTCTTGAGTGCACCGAATGCCGGTCCAATCCCGCCAAGCGTTCACCCGGCGTGTCTCGCTACACGACGGAAAAGAACCGCCGGAACACCACCGAACGGCTGGAGATCAAAAAGTTCTGTCCCCACTGCAACAAGTCCACGCTCCACAAGGAGATCAAGTGA
- the pheT gene encoding phenylalanine--tRNA ligase subunit beta yields MRVSISWLKQLVQVNESVDDLSERLSMAGFEVDDVDDLSAQAQGVVVGHVLEREKHPNADKLSVCKVDVGAQDPIQIVCGAGNVRAGIHVPVAMVGATLPAVGLTIKAGELRGVASNGMICSLTELGLTEQSDGIAILDELDESLPPNGSPVAPLLGLDDTVLELAITANRPDGLSMVGIAREVAALTGGSLSLPEVDLNPSTNPLTTELDGCFYTITRIEGVDGSKPSPTWLQQRLERGGVNSVNAVVDVTNLVMLEQGQPLHAFDADALEQLTGQPVDAKSFAVRSARDGEIFVGLDDQKRTLDSRVQVVTCHDRPVAVAGVMGSLESGVTASTRNIWLESALFAPPRVRQSARALGLRTDASSRFEKGLPVEMTLPCSARASALLSQEFSCSESGRWVGGTGPAEAGPVLLRRSALHHLLGPLDAADGPEDLDDTSIENCLTALGCQLSTHEQGWEVMAPPSRRQDLQREVDLIEEVARLVGFDRFGAHLPDPLEPGALTPRQQAERRLRQLLCATGLQEVTTLSLVPGSEKEQRIAISNPLLADTSHLRTNLWEEHLQICVRNLKASQRGCSVFEIGNTYSGSPEAVSQTAVLAGVICGDRRLSTWATSGKPQAPNYFQARGVLTRVMEALQLELSDRRLTDDARLHPGRAATLVLEGRPLGCFGQLHPAIAEELDLPEATYLFELDLARLLDAATRSNRWTPSFKPFPTVPFSERDLAVIVDRSSAAADLIQAIRKAGKPLLEQVELVDRFEGEQLGDNKVSQAFRLRYRGKNETLTDDKIQPVHDKVRAALSKQFQAELRS; encoded by the coding sequence ATGCGGGTATCCATCTCCTGGCTGAAGCAGCTGGTCCAGGTGAATGAGTCCGTGGACGATCTCTCCGAGCGTCTGTCGATGGCAGGCTTTGAGGTGGACGACGTTGACGACCTCAGCGCCCAGGCCCAAGGCGTGGTGGTTGGTCATGTGCTGGAGCGGGAGAAACACCCCAACGCCGACAAGCTGAGCGTTTGCAAGGTGGATGTCGGAGCTCAGGATCCCATCCAGATCGTTTGTGGTGCCGGCAACGTTCGTGCCGGGATCCATGTTCCGGTGGCCATGGTCGGAGCCACCCTCCCCGCCGTGGGTTTGACGATCAAAGCCGGCGAGTTGCGGGGTGTAGCCAGCAACGGAATGATCTGCTCCCTGACCGAGCTGGGTCTGACGGAGCAATCCGACGGCATCGCCATTCTGGATGAGCTGGATGAATCGTTGCCGCCCAACGGGTCGCCTGTGGCGCCCCTGCTGGGTCTCGACGACACCGTTCTGGAGCTGGCCATCACCGCCAATCGCCCCGACGGCCTCTCGATGGTGGGTATCGCTCGCGAGGTGGCGGCCTTGACCGGTGGCAGCTTGAGCCTGCCCGAGGTGGATCTGAATCCCAGCACCAATCCGCTGACCACAGAACTGGACGGCTGCTTCTACACGATCACCAGGATTGAGGGTGTGGACGGCTCCAAGCCCTCACCCACCTGGTTGCAGCAGCGCCTTGAGCGAGGTGGCGTGAACAGCGTCAATGCGGTGGTTGACGTCACCAATCTGGTGATGCTCGAACAGGGGCAACCCCTCCACGCCTTTGATGCCGATGCGCTGGAACAACTGACCGGGCAACCGGTGGACGCCAAGAGTTTTGCGGTCCGTTCCGCCCGCGATGGGGAAATCTTCGTCGGTCTGGATGATCAGAAGCGAACCCTCGACAGCCGTGTGCAGGTCGTCACCTGCCATGACCGGCCTGTCGCCGTCGCAGGTGTGATGGGGAGTCTCGAGAGTGGGGTGACCGCCAGTACCCGGAACATCTGGCTGGAATCCGCCCTGTTTGCTCCGCCGAGGGTTCGCCAGTCCGCCCGGGCCTTGGGCTTGCGCACCGATGCCAGCAGCCGGTTCGAAAAAGGGTTGCCTGTGGAAATGACCCTGCCCTGTTCGGCCCGTGCTTCGGCCTTGTTGAGTCAGGAGTTTTCCTGCTCTGAGAGCGGCCGTTGGGTGGGCGGCACCGGTCCTGCAGAAGCGGGACCGGTGCTGTTGCGGCGCAGTGCCCTGCATCACCTGCTTGGCCCCCTCGATGCTGCCGATGGCCCGGAGGATCTGGATGACACCAGCATCGAAAACTGCCTGACAGCCCTCGGTTGCCAGCTCTCAACCCATGAACAGGGGTGGGAGGTGATGGCGCCCCCATCGAGACGGCAAGACCTGCAGCGTGAAGTTGATCTGATCGAGGAAGTGGCTCGTCTTGTTGGTTTCGACCGATTCGGGGCTCATCTGCCGGATCCGCTGGAGCCCGGAGCACTCACACCGCGCCAGCAGGCGGAACGGCGTCTACGGCAGCTGTTATGTGCCACAGGGCTGCAGGAGGTCACCACCCTGTCTCTCGTGCCTGGTTCAGAGAAGGAACAGCGCATCGCCATCAGCAATCCGTTGTTGGCCGACACAAGCCATCTGCGCACCAACCTCTGGGAAGAGCACTTGCAGATCTGTGTTCGCAATCTGAAGGCGTCGCAGCGGGGTTGCTCCGTCTTTGAGATCGGCAACACCTACAGCGGATCCCCGGAGGCCGTCAGCCAGACAGCGGTTCTGGCTGGTGTGATCTGCGGAGATCGACGCCTCTCCACCTGGGCAACCAGTGGCAAACCCCAGGCGCCCAACTATTTCCAGGCCCGTGGCGTTCTCACCCGGGTGATGGAGGCCCTGCAGCTGGAGCTGTCCGACCGTCGCCTGACAGACGACGCACGACTGCATCCAGGTCGGGCCGCCACCCTGGTGTTGGAGGGACGCCCCTTGGGCTGTTTCGGACAACTGCACCCAGCCATAGCTGAGGAGCTCGATCTTCCTGAAGCCACCTATCTGTTCGAACTCGACCTTGCCCGACTGCTGGATGCCGCTACCCGCAGCAACCGCTGGACGCCGTCCTTCAAGCCCTTCCCAACCGTGCCGTTCAGCGAGCGGGATCTTGCCGTCATCGTCGACCGATCCAGTGCCGCTGCCGATCTGATCCAAGCCATCCGCAAGGCGGGCAAACCTCTTCTGGAGCAGGTGGAACTGGTGGATCGCTTTGAGGGCGAGCAGCTGGGCGACAACAAAGTGAGCCAAGCCTTCCGTCTGCGCTACCGCGGCAAGAACGAAACCCTCACCGACGACAAAATTCAGCCCGTTCACGACAAGGTGCGTGCTGCTTTGAGCAAGCAGTTTCAAGCTGAGCTCAGGAGCTGA
- the rlmD gene encoding 23S rRNA (uracil(1939)-C(5))-methyltransferase RlmD has product MTKVDSPHSIEPRPGLTIELEAVDLDREGKGLARWNNWVIVVPDLLPGERATVQLQQRQKSRWLSRRVDQISFSAERRRPPCILADDCGGCTLQRLDDSAQTRWKAQQLQQTMQRIGSIDVAPAATLVDAERCFGYRNRALIPLKRDQNGRLKAGYFRPKTHKIVNLNHCPVLDPRLDALVEPLKQDLDAGGWPADHDLLEAQGLRHLGLRLASATGDVLITLISSHAQLRGLEDLAQSWVERWPEVKGVCLNLQPKANNLVLGRITHCLAGVPTIEEQFCGIKLALSSTTFVQVNTPQAERIVQRLTDWLLNQCAGARVVDAYCGVGTIALPLAKAGFDVQGLELNSDSVEQARLNAMHNGLSSRCAFDAGDVADLLAAHLDDCQALVLDPPRRGLDRRVVDSILEQPPAVVAYLSCDPATQARDLKALLAPSGSYELEVLQPVDFFPQTTHLESLALLKRVSS; this is encoded by the coding sequence ATGACCAAAGTCGACAGCCCGCACAGCATTGAACCGCGGCCCGGGCTCACGATCGAGCTCGAGGCTGTTGACCTGGATCGCGAGGGCAAGGGTCTGGCCCGTTGGAACAACTGGGTGATCGTCGTTCCTGATCTTTTGCCTGGGGAGCGCGCCACCGTTCAGCTGCAGCAACGTCAGAAGTCGCGCTGGTTGAGCCGTCGTGTGGACCAGATCTCGTTTTCCGCAGAGCGGCGTCGCCCTCCCTGCATCCTTGCCGATGACTGTGGTGGTTGCACTCTGCAACGTCTGGACGACTCTGCCCAAACCCGTTGGAAAGCCCAGCAGCTTCAACAGACCATGCAGCGCATTGGGAGCATTGATGTTGCCCCTGCGGCCACCCTTGTTGATGCTGAACGCTGCTTTGGTTACCGCAACAGGGCCTTGATCCCTCTAAAGCGGGATCAGAACGGACGCCTGAAGGCCGGCTACTTCCGACCGAAGACCCACAAGATTGTCAATCTGAACCACTGCCCGGTGCTCGATCCACGCCTGGACGCGTTGGTGGAGCCTCTCAAGCAAGACCTCGATGCAGGGGGGTGGCCGGCGGACCATGACCTGCTTGAAGCCCAGGGTCTGCGCCATCTCGGACTTCGTCTGGCCAGCGCAACGGGAGACGTGTTGATCACGTTGATCAGCAGCCATGCTCAGCTTCGAGGCCTAGAGGATCTCGCTCAGAGCTGGGTGGAGCGTTGGCCTGAGGTGAAAGGGGTCTGCCTCAACCTGCAACCCAAGGCCAACAACCTCGTGCTTGGTCGCATCACCCATTGCCTCGCTGGAGTCCCCACCATCGAGGAACAGTTCTGCGGCATCAAGCTCGCCCTCAGCAGCACCACCTTTGTTCAGGTGAACACGCCACAGGCGGAACGGATCGTTCAGCGGCTCACCGACTGGCTCTTGAATCAGTGCGCCGGCGCACGGGTGGTCGACGCTTATTGCGGCGTCGGAACCATTGCCCTGCCCCTGGCCAAGGCCGGTTTTGATGTTCAGGGTCTGGAACTCAATTCCGACTCGGTGGAGCAGGCCCGGCTGAATGCCATGCACAACGGCCTTTCCTCCCGCTGTGCCTTTGATGCCGGTGATGTGGCAGACCTCCTCGCTGCGCATCTGGACGACTGTCAGGCGCTGGTGTTGGATCCACCGCGCCGGGGTCTGGATCGACGCGTGGTGGACAGCATCCTTGAGCAGCCTCCTGCCGTGGTGGCCTACCTCAGCTGTGACCCCGCCACGCAAGCACGGGATCTGAAAGCTCTGCTCGCTCCATCAGGTTCCTACGAGCTGGAGGTGCTCCAGCCCGTGGACTTCTTCCCCCAGACAACGCACCTTGAGTCGTTGGCGCTGCTGAAACGGGTCAGCTCCTGA
- the apcD gene encoding allophycocyanin subunit alpha-B yields the protein MSVVRDLILQADDDLRYPTSGELRTMVDFLDQGAMRVSVVKVLTENEKKIVDESAKQLFGRKPEYVAPGGNAYGQRQRAQCLRDYSWYLRLITYGVLAGSTEMIQEIGLVGAREMYNSLGVPMPGMVEAMKCMKEASLSLLSEQQVKLASPYFDFLIQGMQTST from the coding sequence ATGAGCGTTGTCCGGGATCTCATCCTCCAGGCCGATGACGATCTGCGGTATCCCACCAGCGGAGAACTCCGCACCATGGTGGATTTCCTTGACCAAGGCGCCATGCGCGTTTCTGTGGTCAAGGTTCTGACCGAAAACGAAAAGAAGATCGTCGACGAATCCGCCAAGCAACTGTTTGGTCGCAAACCTGAATACGTCGCACCTGGCGGCAATGCCTATGGTCAGCGCCAGCGGGCCCAGTGCCTGCGCGACTACAGCTGGTATCTGCGTCTGATCACCTACGGAGTGCTGGCCGGCAGCACCGAAATGATCCAGGAGATCGGCCTGGTGGGTGCTCGTGAGATGTACAACAGCCTCGGTGTTCCGATGCCTGGCATGGTCGAAGCGATGAAGTGCATGAAGGAGGCGTCCCTGTCGTTGTTGTCTGAACAGCAGGTGAAGCTCGCGTCTCCATACTTCGACTTCTTGATTCAGGGCATGCAGACGTCGACCTGA
- a CDS encoding YqhA family protein, translating to MAARWIERRFERLIWKFRLVSIVPVVLSLLGSVGCFVIGAIEVINAFFVIMLLSFTTKSVAAKTIAQMVGGVDYFVIGIALLIFGYGIYELVISDLDPRLEGGEEQHTNILSVNSLQSLKNNLSNVIVVGLIVAAFKKTIGFEVNNATDLLALCGSVAMLALSAWLIVRSHGTEHEH from the coding sequence ATGGCCGCGCGATGGATTGAACGACGGTTTGAGCGGCTGATCTGGAAATTCCGGCTAGTCAGCATTGTTCCGGTGGTGTTGAGCCTGCTCGGAAGCGTTGGCTGCTTCGTGATTGGGGCGATCGAAGTCATCAATGCCTTTTTCGTGATCATGCTGCTGTCGTTCACGACCAAGAGCGTTGCCGCCAAGACAATCGCTCAGATGGTTGGAGGGGTTGATTACTTCGTGATCGGCATCGCCCTGCTGATCTTTGGCTATGGCATCTATGAGCTTGTGATTTCAGACCTGGATCCACGCCTTGAGGGTGGGGAAGAGCAGCACACCAACATCCTCTCGGTGAACAGCCTTCAAAGCCTGAAAAACAATCTGTCCAATGTGATTGTCGTGGGCCTGATTGTCGCTGCGTTCAAAAAGACCATTGGCTTCGAGGTGAACAACGCCACCGACCTGTTGGCGCTGTGTGGGTCTGTGGCAATGCTGGCCCTCAGTGCCTGGTTGATTGTTCGTAGCCACGGCACCGAACACGAACACTGA
- a CDS encoding molecular chaperone DnaJ yields MVALIDQLKGEYGARSRGRVLEMLLQDLLDPGDAASDPEIAPIKDDPEPAATSRSDEVTSLVLISTGNDLQGVEEIPTSASVVPTGGAASGIDLPGFVSKRTSQLKATLRSAQQRDSAQNEPLVSTVDSVDLREASAAAEEHWRSLYGQPPGPTVIEAAMTWLARDVWSSTDASDGRPFTWSAANAAVETLCAGWESGDPSLGRVMVVAGALEDPFATSSLAERMPTLIRRFVNRFRRSRQVTSFETLESTMTVHGALKLLGLSTQAGTSVTLSSIRDAYKQRALEEHPDAGGSTDAMRRLNEAYRLLRELYRNR; encoded by the coding sequence ATGGTCGCGTTGATTGACCAGCTCAAGGGTGAATACGGAGCACGTTCCCGTGGACGAGTGCTTGAAATGCTCCTGCAGGATCTGCTCGACCCTGGGGATGCGGCATCGGATCCCGAGATCGCACCCATCAAGGATGATCCTGAACCAGCAGCAACAAGCAGATCTGATGAGGTCACCAGTCTCGTTCTGATCTCAACGGGCAACGATCTACAGGGTGTTGAAGAGATTCCAACCTCAGCATCTGTGGTTCCCACGGGGGGGGCTGCCTCGGGCATTGATCTGCCGGGCTTCGTGAGCAAGCGCACCAGTCAGCTCAAAGCGACCCTTCGCTCTGCGCAGCAGCGCGATTCTGCACAGAACGAGCCGCTTGTCTCAACGGTGGATTCCGTTGATCTCAGAGAGGCCAGTGCTGCTGCTGAAGAACACTGGAGGTCCTTGTACGGCCAACCACCGGGCCCAACCGTGATTGAAGCCGCCATGACCTGGCTGGCCCGTGATGTCTGGTCCAGCACCGATGCCAGTGATGGGCGTCCATTCACCTGGTCGGCTGCGAATGCGGCCGTTGAAACGCTCTGTGCCGGCTGGGAGTCAGGCGATCCATCGCTGGGACGTGTGATGGTGGTGGCCGGAGCTCTTGAGGATCCCTTTGCCACGTCTTCATTGGCGGAGCGCATGCCGACCCTGATCCGTCGCTTTGTGAACCGCTTCCGTCGCAGCCGGCAGGTCACCTCCTTCGAAACTTTGGAGTCAACGATGACGGTGCACGGGGCGCTCAAGCTCTTGGGGTTGTCGACCCAGGCAGGCACCTCGGTCACCCTGAGCTCCATCCGGGATGCTTACAAGCAACGGGCACTTGAAGAACACCCTGATGCGGGTGGTTCCACCGATGCGATGCGGCGACTCAATGAGGCTTATCGGTTGCTGCGCGAGTTGTACCGAAACCGTTGA
- a CDS encoding DUF3370 family protein, translating to MSLRRIPILVLTCVSFAGLEFGLRRSAEAYVALMAGQKARPLNGTFNNVPVLHSNQPEIVTGPGILVNTASGSAIAAESNQPLRNAAHTFNGEFGVHMHHKYYPQDQAKLGGSRSRGLMTLSLIATNPGSSPITLNFERGSVKNSFEAPYHPNRLMGVKPLGKRPWNTGPGDATAVQLLRGELDRKLPEQVVIPAGGQKVVVRTVLPARGIANGLLSGRSNGPFTMAVVAAEQSAQDSDLFAVLQSGRLAPGRIYLNRIREIQLGRVFSRVAGVALGDAYKAQISHDLNQGPLHVPLTSTKRHHFGTSDVQVNPLTTRMIDSALNNVGTYGVRYDVTLNVSGAGPHQLVLSHPVVSGKKTFTAFRGSLQIVQDRALQEVHVGMRSGESLALADLNLVPGTRKAVKVSLVYPADATPGHLLSVVPVQQLAMLHRRKQQQRDAQLKLADSKSRKVGPKSAPPPPEAKPVVVDPAPVMPATLKPAPGIPAVIPVASPRYGDVIRSQQQWLLQLQGR from the coding sequence ATGAGTCTCAGGCGAATCCCAATTTTGGTCTTGACTTGCGTCTCGTTTGCGGGTCTTGAGTTTGGCCTTCGGCGCAGCGCTGAGGCGTATGTCGCCCTGATGGCAGGTCAAAAAGCTCGACCTCTCAACGGCACCTTCAACAACGTTCCGGTTCTTCACTCCAATCAACCGGAGATCGTCACCGGGCCAGGAATCCTGGTGAACACAGCTTCGGGTTCGGCCATCGCCGCAGAGTCAAACCAGCCGCTTCGTAACGCCGCCCACACCTTCAACGGTGAATTCGGCGTTCATATGCACCACAAGTATTACCCCCAAGACCAAGCCAAGTTGGGGGGGAGTCGATCCAGGGGCTTGATGACCCTGTCTCTGATCGCGACGAATCCCGGATCAAGCCCGATCACGCTCAATTTTGAGCGAGGCTCCGTCAAAAACAGTTTTGAAGCGCCCTATCACCCGAATCGTTTGATGGGGGTCAAACCCCTCGGGAAGCGTCCTTGGAACACAGGACCTGGCGATGCCACCGCTGTTCAACTCCTGCGCGGCGAACTGGACCGGAAATTACCCGAACAGGTCGTGATCCCGGCAGGTGGGCAGAAGGTTGTGGTGCGTACCGTGCTTCCTGCCCGTGGCATTGCCAACGGATTGCTGAGTGGACGCAGCAATGGTCCTTTCACGATGGCTGTTGTTGCGGCCGAGCAATCAGCACAGGATTCCGATCTCTTCGCGGTGCTGCAGTCCGGGCGACTGGCTCCGGGGAGGATTTATCTCAACCGGATTCGCGAGATCCAGCTGGGTCGTGTTTTCTCCCGGGTGGCCGGCGTCGCCCTGGGCGATGCCTACAAGGCTCAGATCAGCCATGACCTCAACCAGGGTCCACTGCATGTTCCTCTGACCAGCACAAAGCGGCATCACTTCGGCACCAGCGATGTTCAGGTCAATCCGTTGACCACACGGATGATTGACTCCGCTCTGAACAACGTCGGCACCTATGGGGTTCGCTACGACGTGACCCTCAATGTTTCCGGTGCAGGCCCCCATCAACTGGTGCTCAGTCACCCTGTGGTCTCTGGCAAGAAGACGTTCACAGCTTTTCGTGGATCCCTGCAGATTGTTCAGGATCGAGCCCTTCAGGAGGTTCACGTGGGCATGCGCTCAGGGGAAAGCCTGGCCCTGGCTGATCTCAACCTGGTGCCAGGCACCCGTAAGGCGGTGAAGGTGAGTCTGGTTTATCCAGCTGATGCCACACCAGGCCATCTCCTCAGCGTCGTTCCCGTGCAGCAGCTGGCCATGCTTCATCGACGCAAGCAACAACAGCGAGATGCCCAGTTGAAACTTGCAGACTCCAAATCCCGCAAGGTGGGGCCGAAGAGCGCTCCTCCTCCTCCAGAAGCCAAGCCTGTTGTTGTGGACCCTGCACCAGTGATGCCAGCAACGTTGAAGCCGGCCCCAGGGATTCCTGCCGTGATTCCCGTGGCCAGTCCCCGTTATGGCGATGTGATTCGTTCTCAGCAGCAATGGTTGCTCCAGCTTCAGGGTCGATAA
- a CDS encoding RNA polymerase sigma factor: MRNPEGTPLSAADALAVDHYRSKQHWVEFNDDLLDDRPEGIDLIERSEAWSRVNKLFRNLEKDDQRALQMVVLDRMSLRQTAQQLDVSAMTVQRRVKRGLNTLANELKAAQLGA, translated from the coding sequence ATGCGCAACCCGGAAGGCACTCCTCTCAGCGCAGCCGATGCCCTGGCGGTGGACCACTACCGCAGCAAGCAGCACTGGGTGGAATTCAATGACGACCTCCTTGATGACCGACCGGAGGGAATCGATCTGATCGAACGCTCAGAGGCTTGGAGCAGAGTGAACAAGCTGTTCCGCAATCTTGAAAAAGACGATCAACGCGCTCTGCAGATGGTCGTACTCGATAGAATGAGTTTGCGGCAAACAGCGCAACAGCTCGACGTTTCGGCAATGACTGTTCAGAGGCGCGTTAAACGCGGCCTGAACACCCTCGCGAACGAGCTGAAAGCTGCTCAGCTGGGCGCCTGA
- a CDS encoding sigma-70 family RNA polymerase sigma factor gives MPLSAKAGDAANKHSLDKTCLKRQNRQIQDNLHLVRPIARHYAQQTGLESDDLLQVGCLGLIKAYNRYEAQRGAPFPSFAKPHIRGAILHSLAIEQVWSDSQGPSRSGPRR, from the coding sequence GTGCCTCTCTCTGCCAAGGCTGGAGATGCAGCCAACAAGCATTCATTGGACAAGACCTGCCTCAAGCGTCAGAACCGACAAATTCAGGACAACTTGCATCTGGTTCGACCCATTGCCCGTCACTACGCCCAGCAGACAGGCCTCGAAAGCGACGATCTCCTGCAAGTGGGATGTCTCGGCCTGATCAAGGCATACAACCGCTATGAGGCGCAGCGGGGGGCACCCTTTCCAAGCTTCGCCAAGCCGCACATCCGGGGAGCCATTCTTCATTCCCTCGCGATAGAGCAGGTTTGGTCCGACTCCCAAGGGCCGTCGAGGAGCGGGCCACGAAGATGA
- a CDS encoding DUF4922 domain-containing protein, with the protein MTSELLQKAIEVTVAATSSGALVPLDTSLTHLMGDGGSRFELRHLLSATPKHLRASGPKPNPFLPWDQRLEVDRIGESHVVILNKYPVQTTHMLLITQDWQPQTGWLSMEDWRSLARVDAMTTGLWFFNSGPDAGASQPHRHLQLLPRSAGERICAREDWFQRCAEGTTTSDQDPLLHSAQVAPIRSTLTAEMLHQLYLALAADLGLGHPTTDDCPRAAYNLLLSRQWMAMVRRGREGIRGFSVNALGFAGSLLSTEVSDRQWIQHAGPEALLQAVVSGQS; encoded by the coding sequence ATGACCAGTGAACTGCTTCAAAAAGCGATCGAGGTAACGGTTGCAGCGACCTCATCCGGGGCGCTGGTGCCGCTTGACACCTCGTTGACCCACCTCATGGGGGATGGAGGAAGTCGCTTTGAGTTACGCCATCTGCTCAGCGCCACACCCAAACACCTTCGAGCATCAGGACCGAAGCCGAATCCGTTTCTCCCCTGGGACCAACGTCTGGAGGTTGATCGGATCGGTGAGTCCCACGTCGTGATCCTGAACAAATATCCCGTTCAGACCACGCACATGTTGCTGATCACCCAGGACTGGCAACCCCAGACCGGTTGGTTATCGATGGAGGATTGGCGCTCCCTCGCCCGGGTCGATGCAATGACGACGGGGCTGTGGTTTTTCAACAGTGGGCCTGATGCCGGCGCCAGTCAGCCCCATCGACATCTGCAGTTGTTACCGCGTTCAGCAGGGGAGCGGATCTGTGCTCGTGAGGATTGGTTCCAGCGCTGTGCGGAGGGCACAACAACGTCTGATCAGGATCCTCTGTTGCACAGTGCACAGGTCGCGCCGATCCGTTCAACACTGACGGCCGAGATGCTTCATCAGTTGTATCTCGCTCTGGCTGCAGACCTCGGGTTGGGGCACCCCACCACCGACGACTGCCCTCGCGCGGCTTACAACCTGCTGCTCTCACGCCAGTGGATGGCCATGGTTCGCCGCGGAAGGGAGGGGATTCGTGGCTTCAGTGTCAACGCCCTCGGCTTCGCAGGATCCTTGTTGAGCACCGAGGTCTCCGATCGGCAATGGATTCAGCATGCGGGGCCAGAAGCTCTGCTTCAAGCCGTTGTTAGCGGGCAGAGCTGA
- a CDS encoding SpoIID/LytB domain-containing protein, with protein sequence MPFRRHFWPPAVFGSLLMAALIGWLARPLPQRSDQPSSSLLALLDHDAPVGSRFVPRVPPGSDHVPLAIRVGLVSQSPITAFRPGPNVLCRNQHSSVIPAQQLLNRLAASTQPEIHCSGGPVQINQQHYRGDVSLLKGQGDWLPVVSLDLETYVASVVGAEMPSTWHREALKAQAVAARSYAMAHLARPATTVYHLGDTTRWQVFAGEKSTTTASRSATRETRGIILSYSGGIVESLYASNAQVSAEAHGHLGASMSQTGAQSLARQGLPFNAILGKYYAGASLARLTWHDQ encoded by the coding sequence GTGCCCTTTCGCCGTCATTTCTGGCCCCCGGCCGTGTTCGGAAGCCTGCTCATGGCTGCGTTGATCGGCTGGTTGGCTCGGCCACTCCCCCAGCGGTCTGATCAGCCGAGCTCAAGCTTGCTTGCGCTGCTCGATCACGACGCACCTGTTGGTTCTCGTTTTGTTCCAAGGGTGCCGCCGGGTTCTGATCATGTGCCCCTGGCGATCCGCGTCGGTTTGGTCAGCCAGAGCCCCATCACCGCCTTCCGGCCAGGACCCAACGTGCTCTGCCGCAACCAGCACAGCTCTGTAATTCCTGCTCAACAGCTGCTGAACAGGCTTGCTGCGTCCACTCAGCCTGAGATTCATTGCTCCGGTGGACCTGTTCAGATCAACCAGCAGCACTATCGAGGCGATGTATCCCTGCTTAAAGGCCAAGGTGATTGGCTCCCGGTGGTCTCACTTGACCTGGAGACTTATGTGGCTTCAGTGGTTGGCGCTGAAATGCCCAGCACATGGCATCGGGAAGCACTGAAAGCGCAGGCCGTTGCAGCCCGCTCCTACGCGATGGCGCATCTCGCCCGACCGGCAACGACGGTGTACCACCTGGGTGACACAACCCGTTGGCAGGTGTTTGCAGGGGAGAAAAGCACCACCACGGCCAGTCGTTCAGCCACACGGGAGACCCGCGGGATCATCCTCAGTTACAGCGGTGGCATTGTGGAAAGCCTTTATGCGTCGAACGCGCAAGTGAGTGCTGAAGCCCATGGCCATCTCGGCGCCAGCATGAGTCAAACCGGTGCTCAGAGCCTTGCCCGTCAGGGACTTCCCTTCAATGCCATTCTCGGCAAATACTACGCAGGAGCCTCGCTGGCGCGGTTGACATGGCATGACCAGTGA